The region CTCATTTGGTTGGGCATGTGTTGAACCATGTATGGTATAGGCTTTTTTGTACAGTTGATCGGCTTCTTCCAAATGGCCAAGCCGAAACTGTGCATCCCCTCGAATTTTTAGTGCATCAATATAGGTGTCTGACGCGATTTTGCGAGACTCGAAGTGACTGATGGCAACCTTGGCCAGCGAGTCGGAGGTACTAAACTGACCCATCCCATTATAGACATCTGCCAAAACGGTAAGAACATCGGCATGAAGTTCGGGCTGGTGGGTCAATTCTGTTTTCAAGCGATCGGTTCCGAACTTCAGAACTGCCTGAACCGGAATTTCACCTTCTGGATATTTAGTGGGATCGTTGGCTTTAAAGAGATCAGTTAGAAATACACCAATTTCTTTGGCCTTATCCCGTTCTTTTTGCGCCAAATCTAAGGCCGCTCGAATTCGGTTGTTTTGCCAAGTCATCACCGCCGAGAACACCATCAAAAGGAACAAAAAAGCTGCCGCCGCACCAACAGCCCACTTATTTCGTCCAACAAACTTGGTGATGCGGTAGGAAAGTGTATCTGGAAGGGCAAGGACAGGTTTTCCGGTCAAGAAGCGTTCAATATCTTCACTTAGTTGTCCTGCGGAGTTGTACCGCCTTTCAGGTTCTTTCCGTAGCGCTTTTAGGACGATATTGTCCATATCGCCCCGCAATTTTCGGATCAATTGGGTTTGTGAAGTGTTGCGCGTGGAACTTATGCTTTTCGGATCCAGTGTTTTGGTATTACCTTGCCCGATATAAACTTCACGTATCTCCTGAATGGCGGTACTTGGCTTGTGCGGCTCCTCTTCTAAAACCACGCGGATTAATTCTGCTTGTAGGCGTGTAGCAATCGGAAAAGGGCGTGATCCGGTAAGCAATTCAAACAACAATACTCCAAGGCTATAAACGTCGCTCGCGGTCGTGAGGTTAAGCCCCTTTATTTGTTCTGGGCTAGCATAGGCGGGTGTGAGGACGCGCAACTCCGGCAGGGTATGTAAAGCTTCAAGGGCCAAATGATCTGGATTGAGTACCTTCGCAATGCCAAAATCCAATAATTTTATGCGCCGTTCTGGCGTGACCAATATGTTATTAGGCTTTAGGTCGCGATGAACCACCAAGTTTTGATGGGCAAATTGTACCGCTGTGCAGACTTCTCGAAAAAGATTGAGCCTTTCTTCAATCGTTAATCGGTGATCATCGCAATACTGTAAGAATGGAATCCCTTCGATATATTCCATCACAAAAAAAGGCATCCCCGTAGCAGTTGCACCGCCATCCAATAAGCGGGCAATATTCGGATGTGCCAGTTGGGCTAAGATTTGTCGCTCTGCTCGGAATCTGGCCAAAATATCTGCACTATCCATTCCTTTGCGGATGAGTTTGAGAGCAACTCTTTGCTTAAAGCCATCTGTTTTGCGCTCGGCCAGCCAAACCTCTCCCATTCCACCCGTCCCAATCTGGCGCAACAAGGTGTATCCACCAATGTTTTCGCCGGCATGATATTGGTCTGGTATAGGCGAATTTTGCGGTGCAACGGCCTCGAAAATATGCTCAAGACGGTCGTCTTCTGTTTCGGCCAAAAGGCTTACCAACTCCTGATACATGCCTGGGTCTTCAGAGGCCATTTTTCCCAAATAGACCTGTTTTTCAGACGCGCTCTCGTCTAATAAGTAATCAAGATGTCTTTGAATGGCTTGCCAACGTTCGGGAGTCATAATGGATGAAGCGCTTTCCCCAACAACGGTGCGAGGGAGGTGAATAAAGATTCCAGACACGTCGGCGTAACGTGTCTGTTGCAGATTAACGCCGGAAAAAGAAACGAAAATGATCTTCTTCGTCCGAAATCACCCAAGTAAACTGGTCCTTAACGAACGATTGAGCCAAAGTTTGGCTGCATTCCACGATCGTCGAACCGTAATATGGGACAGATCCATGACTGCTGCAATCTCTTCGTAGTTGAGGCCGCCATAAAACCGATAGACCACAACGTTGTACCCGCGCTCATCGAAAGATTTGAGTTGCTCAAGCGCTTCGTCCAATGCCAAGATTTCTTCACTTTGGGTGTCACTCAACCAATCCGCTACCTCATCCACATCTAAATCCGCTTGATTTCCGCCGCGTTTTTTTGCTTGTTTTTTCTCCGCATTGTTCAGGATAATCCGTCGCATGGCTTGTGCTGCAATGGCAAAAAAATGATTACGGTTTTGCCAATTGGTTGCTTTTTGGTCGGCCAATTTGAAATAGGCTTCGTGAACCAAAGCGGTGGTATTTAAGGTGCTTCCGGAGGCTTCCCAGCGGAGTTTTGAATGGGCCATACGGCGCAGTTCATCATAAATAATCGGTATCAATTGGTTCATCGCTTGGTCGTCGTTTTCATTAAGACGAGTCAGCAATTGGGTTACATCTGGTGCTATGGGCATAGGTGGTCTGTGTTTAGGTCGAAAAGTGCGGCTATTCAATGGGTAAAGACGCTCACCTATTAATATAGGTCGTTGGTATGTCTGCAAACTATAATAGTTTGTTCTGTTTTTTTAACGATAAATTTGAGTGTAAAGTCTCATGTCGTAACTCAAATCCGAGACGACGGATCGGCCAATAGGGCGCATTGGACAGTGAAAAGATGATTAATCCAGAATACAACAAAAAAATATCATGGTCATGAGCAGATTTGGGAGATCCTCCGGCGTAAGGTAGTAACAGGTCACAAGTCAGATAAATGATGAAGGTCCTTAAACAACACAACTCTTCGTAATTTTTAACCAAATCAACAGCCATGAAAAAAATTCTGGTATCTATGCTACTGCTCGTTTTCGGAATGAGCGTAGCCTTTGCCCAGCCACACAGCAACCAAAAAAAGCCCCTTACTGGACCCGCCTTTGAAGCACATGTCAAAAAAGAGTGTGGTTGCCAGTTGAGCCGCGCCCACAAAGCGGATAAAATGCCCCAACTCCTTAACAAAAACCTAAATAAGCTCCAACAACGCAATCTCGTTACAGTTCAGGAAGTAGCCCTCATCCGTCAATTGGCTAAGTCCAAAACCTACAAAGAGGGGAAGGCTACTGCTACCCGTCTCCAAGCATTAGCGGCAGCAAACTCTGTTGCGGCACAAATTGCGGCAGCATCCATCCAAATGGCAACACAAGCCGAGGAAGATCCAGTTGCATATGCCAGTAAAGGGGCTTCGGATGCGTTTAACACCATTGCGGCGGGCATTGGGGCTGGTGCATTGGTTGGCGGAATGGTAGGTGGGCCTCAAGGCGCTGCAGCTGGTGCGGCTATTGGGGGTGTTTTGGGGGCTGCGGCTGCGGCTTATGATGAATGGAACGACGGTGACGAAGGCGCTGGAGGTGGGGAGTGTGGAGAAGGTGGCGGAGATGATGGTGGCGACGGTGGGGATACAGGTGGTGGTGGGACAGGAAATAGTTAAGTGCTAATGATCCTTTCGCTCCTAAAACCTCGTAATAGATGTTGTAGGGAATCAACAAAAACAGATTGTCCAAACAGCATTTCAAACGTAAAACTGATCTACTGCAACGGCAAATCTGGCAGGAAAAAACTTAATGGTGGGACATTAATTTATGACAATCTGTTTTTGGAGAAAAGGCCGCTCGGAAAGGGTGGCCTTTTCGTCTTTGTGGGTAAGATATCCAAAAATTAAAATCGGCGATGATCCTTTTTACAAACCAAATGCGTTTATACCATTAACTAAAGATGATAAAAGGCGGATTTTTCGCCGCAAATCCAGATCAAACAATTCTGCCTGCAAGTCCTCTCCGCAGGAAAACAATAATGGTGGGACATTATAACAAGCAAAATCCGTCTTCTGAAGCAAAGCCGCTCGAAAGGGTGGCTTTCCTTGTGTTAAGTGGGTCTTGTGGGCTTCCGCAAGAAAACGATCAAAGCGGTGGCGTGAGGTGTATCACCAACGGCTCGGATGATGGCCGAAATTTGTGCGCGGTGATGTGTTCTATGATGAAGCACATGGGTAATGATCCTCGGAACCGATGTTTTGATAGACCACGCCTTTGGTGGTGGTATAAATGATTACTCGTGATAAGTCCTTGTTTTCCAGAGGCAATAAGTAGGCTTCCCAGTCGCAATGTTGGATATTCATCCATGTTTTGATGGCCTTAAGCGATAGGTTTGGCCAAACAACTACGGAAGTACTCTCGACGTGTAAGCGGGTGTGCCATATTTGTTGTGCGGCTAAGAAGTGACCGAACAAGCGGCTGGCGTCTGGCTTAGGTTCTCGGAAATCAGCAACCGAATGGGGTATTCGTGAATTTGCTCAAGGGTTGTATTGGAGCAACTGGATGAAATGGTCTTTCATCGTGAAAAAAAAGTCCGATAAGTTTGTTGGCTTATCGGACAGAAATTAAGGAACAAGTTGGACAAAAAACTAATCGCGGCGTCCTGTAAGCATCAATACATAATACAACAACTGTGCAACCGATGCGACAGCAGCAGCCACATAAGTGAGGGCAGCGGCATCCAAAACCTTATCCACGCCTTCGCCTTCTTGTGTAGTAACCAAATTCATCTTGGCAAGCATTGCTTTTGCACGGTTGGAGGCGTCAAATTCTACGGGTAGGGTGACAAGCGAAAAGACAGAAGCCGCCGCAAAGAGGATAACCCCCACCCAAGCAAGTCCGGTTATGTTTATCGCCAAACCAGCCATGATGGCAATTGGCCCCAGCATACTGCCAAATTGTACGGCAGGAACCATTGCGGAACGCCAGACCAAAGGCGTGTATTTTTCTTTGTCTTGTAGTGCATGTCCGGCTTCGTGGGCAGCGACACCAGCCGCAGAAACCGAGCGTTCGTTATACGTCGCCTCGCTGAGCCGGAGTACTTTTCCGCGCGGGTCGTAGTGGTCTGAGAGGAAGCCATTGGTTGGTTCTACCTTCACATTATACAGTCCAGCCTCATCCAGAACAGCCCGTGCGACTTCTGCGCCCGTCATGCCGCCACGTGTGGGGACTTGGGCAAATTTGTTAAAGGTTGACTTTACCTTAAATTGTGCCCACATGGCAAGAAGCATGGGCACGCCAAAAAAGAGTGCGTAGGTTAACATTTTATTGGTTTGTGGATTGTTAGCGTATGTTGTTGGCGGTATAACGCCCTACTTGGACTTGTGTTGCAAAATATAAATTTATCCTATACCAACACGCAAAAATTTAATTTTAGATTAACCTATTTGAGGATTTTTCAGATGGATCGGCAAGAAGAACGGATAGAAACCTTGGCCGGAAGCCTTCTGGCGGTGGATGTTGGGATACGTACCGGATTTGCGGTGTTTGAAGCGACTGGAAAACTGATCCGCTTTGGCTCGCACAATTACGGGTCTGTAACGAGGCTCCGCCAAGCCGTTTGGCGACATTTGGCCGAGATCGAAAACCTAAAATACTTGGTTTTAGAAGGTGGTGGCCGTTTAGCGACCATTTGGCAGCAGGTTGCCGAAAAACAAGAAGTCCATGTCTTACAATTGTATGCGGAAACTTGGCGGAAAGACCTATTGTATCCTCGCGAGCAGCGAAATGGCAAAATGGCAAAATCCAATGCCGATGATGCCGCGAGAAAGATTATCCGCGAGAGCAAACTTCCTCTACCGAGTAGCTTAAGGCACGATGCCGCTGAAGCTATTTTGGTGGGAAAATGGGCCATTTTATATGGCGACATTGGTCAGGAATACCTCCTTCAACCCTTACCCCTAAAACATAAAGATCACCTCTAAGATTGGCTATCTTATCCCCATAACAACGTTTTAAAAAAACATTGGCATTGCCATTGGCTTATTAAAATTCTTTTTATAATTTTTCAAATCTCTTACCTATATCCGGCAAAGATTTGCTGACCAGTATTTTTATCCATTTTTTATCATTGGAAGTGTTCCTTTTGTATTGTTACAACAATTTGTTGTAAGGCTTATCCTTTTTAATGTTGCAGCTTTAGTGGGTTTTTAACCGTATTTTTATAATACATTAATATTACCAAAAGTTATCTTAAATCCTTGATAAATAAATTGTTATTATCATTATTGCGCCTCTCTTAGTAACGTTCATTTTGTTCTGCCTTACCTTCCGTTTCGTCCTGTTTTATTTTGAGAAGAAGAATTGGATGAAATCTTTTGTTCACCTGAGTGCTATCATTTTTGCTTCGTGCAGCTACACAAAGACGGTTTTCCTGTCCCGTATTTTTATGGCTTAATCTGGGGCTATGTTTAGTATTTGAATTAAGACTATCCTTATATCGCTTGGATGACCGTTTAGTAGCGCACGCTTTTGGGAATGTGGTTCACATTTTATTGTCCAATCTGATCTAACTCATGAACGTTGTCTTGCCCATATTTGCAACGGTACGTGGTTTCGTGCGACCATAACACTCTTCTGTATCACCAACAATGAATGGTACATCTTCTTTATTTGGAAATGTGTATTGTGCGTGATATGGGATAAAGAATGTTGAATCACCATCTCCGGAATCCAAATATCATTTTCAGCAACCGGGCAACCTTTGTCTTTGAGTTTTTTTTCGATATATTAAAATTTCGTTATACGGCTTTTGGTACAAAGGGCAAGGTGAACTTTCATTTGAAAACGCAATATAGGTAGATCACACGCTCGGTGATTTTTAACGATGAGATGCACACTTAACCTAATCCCCAAAGGCTTGATAATAATTCAACATACATGACACACTGCTTTAACAGAGCATTTTGGCACTGTGGTTCCGTAACGTTATTTTATGAACCGAAGATTTTTTGTACAAATGACAGGCTTGGGTTTGTTATCCCGCTTTCACACGGAGGGTCAAGTGAATGAAAAGCAGGTGGTACACTTCTACCTTGGAACATATACGCAAGCCGCTTCTCCAGCATTGCCCCAAAGCAAAGGGATTTATCGCGCAAGCCTTCGGTTGGATACCGGAGAATTGCGCTTATTAGGCTTGGTGGCAGCAGTGGAAAATCCATCTTTTTTGACCATTTCACCCAATGGCCGTTTTTTGTATGCCATCCATGAGGCCGATCTAGGACAAATTTCCGCCTTTGCGATTCAACAAGACGGCGGACTTACCTTTTTAAACCGTCAAGAAACCAAGGGGCCACATCCTTGCTTTGTCTCAACCGACCCCACCGGAAAAGTGGTTTTGGTGGCCAATTATTCTGGTGGAAATGTGGCTTCGTATCACGTTGAGGCCAATGGCTATTTGTCCGAAGCGGTATCGGTTTTTGCGCATACCGGAAGAGGTGGCGATCCTACGCGGCAAACCATGCCCCATGCCCATGCCATCCGTACAGCACCAAACGGCAAATTTGCCTATGCCGCAGATTTGGGAACGGATAAATTGTATGGGTATCACCTTAGTCCGAAAACAGGTGAACTTCTCCCGATGAAACCCCATTTTCTTTCTACAAATTCGGGTTCAGGCCCAAGGCATCTCGC is a window of Rhodothermia bacterium DNA encoding:
- a CDS encoding serine/threonine protein kinase, giving the protein MTPERWQAIQRHLDYLLDESASEKQVYLGKMASEDPGMYQELVSLLAETEDDRLEHIFEAVAPQNSPIPDQYHAGENIGGYTLLRQIGTGGMGEVWLAERKTDGFKQRVALKLIRKGMDSADILARFRAERQILAQLAHPNIARLLDGGATATGMPFFVMEYIEGIPFLQYCDDHRLTIEERLNLFREVCTAVQFAHQNLVVHRDLKPNNILVTPERRIKLLDFGIAKVLNPDHLALEALHTLPELRVLTPAYASPEQIKGLNLTTASDVYSLGVLLFELLTGSRPFPIATRLQAELIRVVLEEEPHKPSTAIQEIREVYIGQGNTKTLDPKSISSTRNTSQTQLIRKLRGDMDNIVLKALRKEPERRYNSAGQLSEDIERFLTGKPVLALPDTLSYRITKFVGRNKWAVGAAAAFLFLLMVFSAVMTWQNNRIRAALDLAQKERDKAKEIGVFLTDLFKANDPTKYPEGEIPVQAVLKFGTDRLKTELTHQPELHADVLTVLADVYNGMGQFSTSDSLAKVAISHFESRKIASDTYIDALKIRGDAQFRLGHLEEADQLYKKAYTIHGSTHAQPNEVTASLLNGLSIFAGEKGQTDRALSLIRQVVTIRRNLADTTQEQNLAANLNALGNLLHDKKQYSEAEVAYKESLDILKRTVGAEHPYVAFQLNSMATLKSDQQKFDEAIQYFNVAERIAAKRLPLGHPFLGYLWHNMAKTYFKNKQYRLAKEAIEKAIVLRRATKPVVAPDLQESEALLAEINQKTG
- a CDS encoding sigma-70 family RNA polymerase sigma factor gives rise to the protein MPIAPDVTQLLTRLNENDDQAMNQLIPIIYDELRRMAHSKLRWEASGSTLNTTALVHEAYFKLADQKATNWQNRNHFFAIAAQAMRRIILNNAEKKQAKKRGGNQADLDVDEVADWLSDTQSEEILALDEALEQLKSFDERGYNVVVYRFYGGLNYEEIAAVMDLSHITVRRSWNAAKLWLNRSLRTSLLG
- a CDS encoding zinc metallopeptidase, which encodes MLTYALFFGVPMLLAMWAQFKVKSTFNKFAQVPTRGGMTGAEVARAVLDEAGLYNVKVEPTNGFLSDHYDPRGKVLRLSEATYNERSVSAAGVAAHEAGHALQDKEKYTPLVWRSAMVPAVQFGSMLGPIAIMAGLAINITGLAWVGVILFAAASVFSLVTLPVEFDASNRAKAMLAKMNLVTTQEGEGVDKVLDAAALTYVAAAVASVAQLLYYVLMLTGRRD
- a CDS encoding lactonase family protein — protein: MNRRFFVQMTGLGLLSRFHTEGQVNEKQVVHFYLGTYTQAASPALPQSKGIYRASLRLDTGELRLLGLVAAVENPSFLTISPNGRFLYAIHEADLGQISAFAIQQDGGLTFLNRQETKGPHPCFVSTDPTGKVVLVANYSGGNVASYHVEANGYLSEAVSVFAHTGRGGDPTRQTMPHAHAIRTAPNGKFAYAADLGTDKLYGYHLSPKTGELLPMKPHFLSTNSGSGPRHLAFSPDGKWLFLVNELDNTILSIRLNVQTGKMAVKAQRSALPTGFTKTSYIADVHLSPDGRYLYVSNRGHNSIFVGKINRQTGVIQPIQHISCGGDWPRNFGIEPSGRILLVANERSGNILSFHRNVQSGLLKPTGYALECAKPVCICFHKNG